The proteins below are encoded in one region of Salmo salar chromosome ssa02, Ssal_v3.1, whole genome shotgun sequence:
- the nr0b2 gene encoding nuclear receptor subfamily 0 group B member 2 — protein sequence MDNVCQCTDYDRQSNAILYNILNRENYKSSHNNLNYNLMPRRCNCEMRRTVCLKSPADICQGASGVLVKTIHFMKNLPAFNQLPLNDQLSLLQSCWVPLFILGLAQEGMNFDIIDTPADSMLKRILLNSQESSEMEREQPTLTGVNKLKSCLKKFWSLDLSPKEYAYLKGTMIFNPDVKDLKAAQFVEDLQQEAQHALREVVQPLHPADLGRFAGILLAASTLKTITPNLITELFFRPVIGQADLLDFLVDMLFSR from the exons ATGGATAACGTATGTCAATGTACAGATTATGATAGGCAGTCAAATGCTATCCTTTACAACATCCTCAATCGAGAAAATTACAAGTCAAGCCACAACAACCTGAACTACAACTTAATGCCTCGTAGATGCAACTGTGAGATGCGACGGACAGTGTGCTTGAAAAGTCCAGCAGACATTTGCCAAGGGGCATCGGGAGTACTGGTGAAAACAATTCACTTTATGAAGAACTTACCTGCTTTCAACCAACTCCCACTGAACGATCAACTATCGCTCCTCCAAAGTTGCTGGGTGCCACTCTTTATTTTGGGTCTGGCCCAGGAAGGCATGAACTTTGACATCATCGACACCCCTGCCGATAGCATGCTGAAAAGAATCCTCTTGAATTCTCAAGAGAGctcagagatggaaagagagcagCCCACCTTGACTGGTGTGAACAAACTCAAGTCATGCCTCAAAAAGTTCTGGAGTCTGGATTTAAGTCCAAAGGAGTACGCATACCTCAAGGGCACCATGATATTTAACCCAG ATGTGAAAGACCTGAAGGCAGCTCAATTCGTGGAGGACTTACAGCAGGAGGCTCAGCATGCTCTGAGGGAGGTGGTCCAACCGCTCCACCCCGCGGACCTAGGCCGCTTCGCTGGCATCCTGCTCGCGGCCTCCACGCTCAAGACCATCACACCCAACCTCATCACCGAGCTCTTCTTCCGTCCTGTCATTGGCCAAGCAGATCTACTGGACTTCCTGGTCGATATGCTCTTCAGTAGGTAG